GCTTGGGGTTACCTCCCGCATCAGTATGGCTTTAGCCTCGTAGACGGGGGTGGCTCTGCGGAGCCAGAAGAGGGTTGAGGCAAGCACTGAGAGGAGGGCGAAGATGATGACCCATCTACGAACCAGGATTATCCTTATGTATTCCCTCAGGTCTGTTGTCTGTGGGTTTGTCTGAGGCATTTGATCTCACCTGGAATCCAGAAGTTCTCCCTCCAAGGTGACCTTAACCTGTCTGCCCATAAGGGAGAGCAGGATGATCACCCTCTCGCCGTCCTTGAGATCTTCGAGAAAGATCCCCTCGAGTCCTCTGAGCGGGCCGTCGATGATCCTGACCGGGTCGCCTTCCTTTGGTTCGGAGGGGAGTTTCCCCAGACGCACCAGACCTCTCTCGTCCTGACGGCCTTTTATCTCCTCGATCACCCTTTGAGGAACGGGGGTTGGCCTCCCGTTTTCATGGAAGCTCACGATCCGAACTACCCCGCGGGCATAGCGGATAGAGGGCCATGAAGGGTCACCTTCCGGATCGAATCGGACGAAAAGGTAACGGGGGAACAGGGGTCTCTCCATCCCCATCCTTTCGTATCGCGGGAGGAAGGTCTCGAACCCCATCCGATTTATGTTATCCTCCGCCCACCACTCCTTTTTCGGTTTCGTATAGACAACGAACCACCGTTTCATCTTCATCCGGACAGGCTACCGCCGTATGAAAGGGAACGCCTTTCAGGATTTCCGAATCATTATTTTCAGTAAAGCTCTGATAGAGCGAAGCTTTTCTCCCTGAGATATTTGCGCCTCGCCCTTAAAGCTATTTTTATAACCCTGTAGAGCGTGCTCGGCTTTTCAAGCGGAAGAACGTAGTAGTAGAGGACCCCG
The sequence above is a segment of the Candidatus Poribacteria bacterium genome. Coding sequences within it:
- a CDS encoding transcription/translation regulatory transformer protein RfaH — protein: MKMKRWFVVYTKPKKEWWAEDNINRMGFETFLPRYERMGMERPLFPRYLFVRFDPEGDPSWPSIRYARGVVRIVSFHENGRPTPVPQRVIEEIKGRQDERGLVRLGKLPSEPKEGDPVRIIDGPLRGLEGIFLEDLKDGERVIILLSLMGRQVKVTLEGELLDSR